The window GGCCCCGGGTCCCCCAGGGCTGCTCTGTGGGGGTCTGGTTTTATCAGAGGTTTCTGGCACAGACCTCCCTCTTCTTCATCCCTTTCCCCATCTTTCCTGCTATTTCTTGGACCTCCAAGCACAGCCAGGTGTACAAGGGGCATTTCTTGAGCCCCATGGGCATATGGACCAGACCGTGGATCCCCACACTCACCTGGTAGATGGGAGCTGGTGATCTGGCATCAGGTAGGGAGGCCTGGGCACGGGAGAGAACGGGCatagggaaagagggaaggagagtcATTTCTCCCGTGCAGCCATCTCCAAGCCTGCAGCCCCCACCGCAAATCCTATCGGGGCCCTGTTTGCCACCCTTGTTAGCCTGGCTCCCCTGACTGATGATCCCATGCCCACTCTCTTCCTGGCTCAACTCCAAGGTTCTCCTGAGGTCAAGTCAGGGgaccagggcagcctcaggatgAGGTGGTGGGTGGTCATGCCCCTGAAGCGCATCCAGCTCCCAGCTTGGTGGGACTTGCCATGTCCTAACTACTTTCATGAgcgcccctggtggctcagaaggcaaagaatctgcctgcagtgcggagcCCGAGgctcgatccgtgggtcagggagatgccctggagaaggcaacggtaacccactccagtattcttgcctggagaaatccatggacagaggagcctggcggtctacagtccatggagtcacatgagtcagacacgactgagcgattttcaacTGCCCTCGAGTGAAGGGTGTCTCACAGTGCTTCAGGGTTGCACAGTCCCCCTGCCCCGAGACTGTGAAGCGCGGACGCTGGggagaagagacaaggaagggaTGTACTTACCTGGGAGACAGAGCCGCCAGAGGGACCACGTCCTGGGAGAAGAAATAGAACTTAGCACCGGGCGTGTGAGGAAGCTTAGCCCATTCTCCGAGGAGAGGCTGGATGTCCACCTTCTGGTGAACTATGGGAGGAAGAGCCCCATGAAGGGAGAGACACTCTGGCAATTTCAAGCCCCAGAGAGGGCGAGGGGGCCTGCCAGGATTATAAGCCTTAGGACAAGCAGCCTAGGCATTAGGGGTCCCCTGTTCTGAAGCCCCAGAGAAAGGACCAGAGACCCTGGGGGTGGCAGGCAGGAAGAGACGCGGCAGGGCCTGACCGGGGCTCCCCGCTGTCCTGGGCTGAACAGACACTCACCCGAGGTGGACGCTGAAGGCCAGTTCCCTCTGTTGTGGTGCAGGCAACCGGGGTtaggaaaaaaaagcaacaggtTTATTTGTGAGGAGTGTAGAGGGAGGTCAAGGCTTCGTTGTCAGAACATGGGACAGGAGGATCCCCATGTCCAAGCAGAGGCTGGACACCTCCTTTCTCCACAGAGGCTGCTTAGAGGGGAGGGCCCAGCAAGGATGCTGAGGAAAGTCCTTAAGAAGCCATATCTGCCCCGAGTCCAGAAGGGCAGGACCATAGGCTAATAGGGTTCAGGAGAAAGTGGCCAGCAAACGGACCAAGGCTCTGCGAAAGGCATCCATCCATCTAAAGCTTTGTCTGAGTGGATGCATCACGCCTGTGGAGAGAGCAGGGCCAGTgcgtggggaggaagggggaagcCAGTGACTCTGGGATCTCACTGAGTGCAGTGTCGCTGCTGTGGCCACCTGCCCTCatccaggagatgctgaaatGTGACAGTGGCCTTGTCCTCTGTCTCCATTACCTGGACCTTAAGTGTAAAGACATCCCACCTCCTGCTGACCTGGCACGATGTTCTGTCTCACGCATCAGGGGCTGTTGTTAATGCATCGGCCACGTGGGGGCATTTGACCCCACTTGGCCTGTCCAGACTTCCATTCTCTGGCCAAGTGAGGACTTGGCGAGGACGACCCTCCGATCCTGGCCCTGTGACAGCCCCTCATCAGAGTAGCTGGATTTAAATATATGGGAAGACATACCTTTTTCTGAGTACCTACAACCTGCCAGCCTACATATAGGGAACTTGGACAAGGAGGGGTCTTAATTGTGTTAACTGATAgatgaggcttctctggtggttcagagttaaagaatccacctgccaatgcaggagatgtgggttcgatacctgggtcaggaagagtccctggagaaggaaatggcaacccactccagtattcttgcctgggaaattccatggacagtggagtccaTGGTGTGggaaaggagttggacacaacttcacAACTAAATAACAGAACAAATGAGGGTGGTGTTATGGAAGCCGCCACAGGTCAATACCTGGTGAGGGAGGAACTGAAGGATGAGAGAGAATATCCAcggggcagtggggagggcctGGAGATCCAGGCCGAGAATGGGAGGGTGGAGTGTCCTTCCTCTAGGACCAGGGTCAAtctgggggcaggagcagaatcTGGGAATGCCATTGTACCTGTGAAGGGAAATGAAACATCCCAGGGCAGCCGCCAGTGTCAGCACAAGCAGGAGCCCAATCACGATGCCAACAATGGTGCCCACATTGAGCGCTTGGGTGTTTTCTTGCCCTgaaagcaggagagaaagagagaggggaagtgGGGTCCGAGTTCACTGGAGGGAATATCCCGAGGAGCCTTACAGGGAGACGTCCTGGTTAGGAGGAAGGAAATGCTCTGAGGTCTGTGTGTTTTCTCATCACAGTGTCCTCCTGACTCTCCCACTGCACGTGCTTGCATCGTTTTACTGCTTATCAAATTTGAAACCTTGGACTTGCTCTAGCTCTCCATTCTCTCCCTGTAGCCATTTCCATGTCCTGCTCATTTTCCTTTGAAGGACTCTTTTCTTCTCACATTATACCCCTCcctctgtttttttgtttccataaCAATTGTTGGTCTTAGAGGATAGCTCCTCTCCAGTCCACTCAACATTGATTAGTAGTAATAATATTAATGAACTGTTTCCAGGTCCTCCTGTGCGACCGGCAGAGTGGGAAATCCTTCACACCCATTTGTTCTGATCTTTCCATCCCCACAAGGGAGGGGTTGTCATCTCCACTGTGCATTCATAGACTTGAGACACACATGCTTCAATAAAGGAATGGAAGTCATAGAATTAGGACCAGATGAAACAAAAATGTAACCAACTTGTTTAACTCTAGAGCTAAAACCCAAAACGCTGTAAACCAAAATATCACCTTGCATGCTGACTCTGTGTAGGTACCCAGGGAAGAATTTTAATCTCATTCACTTCCTAGTGAACATCTTCACAGCAGCCCTAAGATCCAGCTCTTCTTCTCCagttttacagacagggaaactgaggcacaagatCCAGTGCCTTGCCTACAGTCAAACAGCTCTCACAAATAATAATCAAACTATGAAAAAATTAGCTAAGTTTTGCATAATTAATTAAGCACATTGTTCTACAGGCTCTGAAAGGAGAGTACATCCTCATTATTTGCATTCATTACACACCCACTTCCAGTGAAATTACAAGGGAAGATGTAGAGATGTTGAGAGTCACTTACAGTGCTCATCTGGGGAGCTGGGGTCACATCTGCAGACTCTGACTGGGAGGAGACCCTACACAGGTGGGACCCTGCATCCTCTGTCCTGACACCGTTGATTGTCTGGGACAGCATCATCTTCTCAGTGATCCGTAAACTCTGCTCATCGATTCACTGACCATTGGATGCATGTCCCCATATCACTTGGTCTGTCTGCACCCAGATTGGAAGGCTCATGGGATTTCTAAGAGGGAGCGAGTGACTACCAAAGAGCATGACCTTTGTCTGTGGTTCCTGATCATTTGGACTGGTGccttgtccatggcattctccaggcaagaatactggagtgggttgccatttcctcctccaggggatcttcctgacacagggatcaaacctgcatctcttagttTCCTGCATcagcattggctggcaggttctttagttctttaccactagccccacctgagaagcccctagaGAGGGTAGAGGAAACATCAAACGTGAGGACAAGTCCAGTTCTTCGATTCGTCCCATCTGAGAGCTCCTTGGGATGAGCCTTCCATCTCAGGGTCCAAAACTAGCCTCCTCTCTGCTGTGGTTTTCTACTCCTAATGTGCTTGTCTGAGATTGACCTGGGTAGCTATATAATCAAGGTCCATGTCTAAAGCACTGGAGTCCTTAGTGTGGGAGGCTGGCTGTCTCCATATTGGGCAGGTCTGAGGAGAACCTATTCTCAAATAAGATGTGTTCTTCCTCACTGTTAAATTATTTAAACAGGGCCGAAGAAAATCTGGAGCTGAAGAACTGAAAACAATAACTTAGATGGGAGACTCCTCATCACATTTGAGCAGGTAGAGGAAAGAATCAGTAAACatgaagatagaaaaaaaaagaagttattcaGACTGGGGAGTAGAAAGGGAAAACAATTGATGAATACTGACTTCAGGCAAAGCATTATCCAGAACTCCATCAAGTGCACAAACATATGTAGTGTGGCAGTTCTTGcagtagaagagagagaaaaatgcaatgaaaaaagatataaaatcatAATGGTTTAAAacttccccccccccaaaaaaaaaaaaaaaacttcccaaacTAGATGAGACCACATACTAGAGATGGTTAAGGAACTCCAAAAAGGATAACTCAAGACATAGAGATTGTGACACAATATAGTCAAATTGTTGAAAGTCCGAgggaaagaggaagtgaaaaacGCAGCAGGAGAGAAGTGACTTATCATGTACGGTGGATCTTCAATCAGGTGAAAAGCAAATTTCACATCAGAGACCAGGGCCGAAGGTATTGAGATGCCTGATTTAAGTCGTACAAAGGGAGACTGTCAACCAGGAAAGCAATGTACAGAGAAACTCTCCTTCAATGAAGCTCAAATTAGGACTTTCCCAGATAAACAACAGTCGAGGGAGTTTATTCCTTGGAGACGTGGGATATATGAAATGTAAAAGCAATCCTTTAAGATGACTGAACAAACATTACACAGTAATGCAGAGCCATAGGAATACATGAAGAACAGTGGTCAAAGGGACACAATAGGTAGCTATCTTATTTAAGCCAGTATTATTGTCTTTTATGTAatcacttgtttttgttttttatttcaaatgtattgCATGAAACGATATTTATAAATCTATATAATCGGCATACATTGTATACGGATGGCTGAAATATATGACAGTAAGTGTATAGAATGGGGGGAATGGAGATGTATAGGAGCACATTGTTTGTATTATACATCATAGAATCTAGTTGGTATGTCAACTCGATAGATATATGTTTAAGATGTAGCTGTCATCTTCAAGTTAGGCACTAAGAAAAGAACTGGAATACATTGGAGTGGAAGAACAGAATCAAAATGACACATATGAAAGGAAATCACCTAAATCCCAAACAGGAAGTAATAGAGGAATTAATGAATAAAGCATGGAGGACATATGGCAAGTAGCTAGATGGCAGAAGCTCTTTCTTATCAGGAAGTATTTGAATGATAGGTAGCCTCAACCTTCAAATTAAAGGCAGAGATTGACAGAATGGATAAAAATTATAACCCTCTCTTTACTCTCTTCAAGAGAGTCTCTTTAGATACAGAGACATAGAAGGTTGAAGTAAggttggaaaaagatattttatgcaaatagtCAAGAAAGGAGAATTGTGGTGGCTGTATGAGTGTCTGATATAATCACCTCTAAGCCAAAAAAGCCTGCAGGAGACATTAGGACCTTACATATCAAGAAGAGTTCCCATCCATCAAGGAAATCGAACAATTATAAGCATTATGCACCTAACACCACCAGAGTTCTGAATCAAAAATGGACAGGATTGAGGGGAGAAAGAGCTCTGCCATAACAGTGACACTACAACACCCCACTTTCAATAATGGACACAGCATCCGAGAGAATGTCAGTGAGAAACTAGGGAACATGACAGCACTGTAAGCAGAGACCTAACCGACCAACAGGCAACACAGAATCATGGGAGTTTATGTTTCGCAAATCACAGTCCTCAAGGCCCCCATCTCTCACCACACATGACCACCGCCCATCCTGTGAGGAAATGGTGTTGCTTCCACTGTAGAGACGACGGTGCAACTAAGAAAGACAAGTGGAGGGACCTGGAGTTGAATGTGTCAGCAAGCCTGTAATCACAACAGTGCCAACCAACACATTGAACACTTACTGCCTGAAGACACGTCTGCTGTGATTTCCACCTTCATTGGACCGCGTATTCACAAAGCTCTACAAAGTGCCTCAGAAACACCATTGTACACACAAGAAAAAGGAGATTTAGGCTTCATGactcactggggcttcccaggtggcactagtggtaaagaacccgcctgaccaacaggagacacggattcagtccctgggtggggaagatcccctggaggaggacacggcaacccctgcagtggaaggtggagtcttaaccactgactgcCCAGGAAGTCCCAGGTACTGGTTTTAGTGCTGCTTCCAGCGGTCTGGGGAACGAGGCTTCACAGCAGAGGGCCAGGAGAAATCAGGGGATGAGGAAGGGAGAGACAGCACACATTCCAATTGCTTGAAGTGAAGGAAACGAGATGATAGGCTAATTCCTGGTGGAATTAATAAAGGAAGATTATCCAGGTTAAAATGGTCTTCACTGGTGGCTTATATGGAAAACAGTGCCTGCACTGCAGTAGACATGGtgcgatccttgggtcaggacgatcccttggagttgtgaatggcaacccactccaggattcattcctgggaaatcccatggacaaagtatCCTAGTGAGCTATAGTCTGtggtgtcaaagagttggacaccactgaacgactaacactggAGGCAATGTAGTTACTCACAGGTCACACTCAGCCTGAGGGGGTCACTTTTGCTGGAGTTGGCCCTATTGGACACCTCACACTGATAATCCCCGGCATCCTTTCTGCTGACGGGGTCTATGGTGAGGGTGCTATTGTCCAGGGACAGTGTCATCCCCCTTGTGAGGAGGAGACTCTGGCCTTCGAAGAACCAGCGTATGGAGACCCCAGTCTCATCTGTGAGGCAGGTCAGGACCACGGGACCCTCATGTTCTGCGACTGTGGTGTTGCTGACTTGGAGGGAGGGCCGTGCCACTGGGTctgtggagagacagaggggTGACTGCTGAGAGGGGGTCAGGGGCCTGGGCCATGCTCCCTCCTCAGTTTCGGGGCCCAGTGACCTCTGTACAGGTGCCTGTAAGGAAGGCCCTGGGTCTCTGACAGGTGACAATGGGAGAGATGATCGCACATCTCCTCTGACCCCCAGATCACACCAGGGGGACCCTTGCCTGGTTGCTGGGACAACACTCTAATATTGGACAGCTCTGCGGTATCAGCCTTGGGAACCTTGACTTTCTGACTGTGGGGCTATCCAGGCCAGTCAGGGAGTGTAGGATCTGAGAGAACATGTTATGACGGGAATAAAGAGAACCTGGGCGTACTGCTGGGGCCTCACCCTGACAAGCCGGGAGCACTGTGTGGCTGGGTTAGAGGCTGTGTGGCAGGAAAGATTGAGGTTTCCCTCCGGATGGTAAGAGGAATCTAACGGGGAAGTGGTGGGGTGTCCACATCATTTGGAGCAAAGAGCATAAAGCCACACATGGTGCAATCAGAGGGAAGGGAAGTTCCAGCTCTGTATGAGGGCCCCTGCGTCTTTCTGAGCTGTTCACATACTCTGAAAAATTTGCAATCATTACCCTTCATGCTCACTCATTGTGAGCCTGAAATATTAATTTGTTTCTCCCATCATATTCTGGTGATCCTCAGGCACCAAGAGAGAGCAGCCCATCCCCTCCGTGTCTTGATTCAAGGTGGACCTGCCTGGACTTGCCTGGGACAGGAAGTCATGGCCAGTCTGGGTGTCCAGGAGTGACGGCCCATGTACTCGGACCTGAGAGGGATGGGTATGGGTTGGCTCTGGCAGCGTTCATTTGCGTGGGCAGCCCAGATCACACAGGAACAGAGGATACTCACAGAGGACCTGCAGGGTGAATGGGTCACTGCGGCGGACACTCACTGGGTTCCGGGCTTCACACACATAGGGCCCTGTGTCTTTCCTTGTCACACTGAACACAGTGAGAGTCCTCTTGTCCTCAGACAGTTCCAGCCTCGTGCTGC of the Cervus canadensis isolate Bull #8, Minnesota chromosome 18, ASM1932006v1, whole genome shotgun sequence genome contains:
- the LOC122420192 gene encoding carcinoembryonic antigen-related cell adhesion molecule 4-like isoform X8, yielding MEPPSGPASRRHGPWNRLLLAVSLLTFWLPPTTAQLTIETVPPLAAEGMDVLLLAHNVTENPLGCTWYRGERVENSHSITSYRPDTNVTTKGPAHSGRETLYPNGTLLIQNVTQKDTGSYTLLITSYDLQTERQTGHLHVHPVLPTPVITSNNSNPWEHKDTVVLTCGPETQNTSYIWWINYQKLHSSTRLELSEDKRTLTVFSVTRKDTGPYVCEARNPVSVRRSDPFTLQVLYPVARPSLQVSNTTVAEHEGPVVLTCLTDETGVSIRWFFEGQSLLLTRGMTLSLDNSTLTIDPVSRKDAGDYQCEVSNRANSSKSDPLRLSVTWQENTQALNVGTIVGIVIGLLLVLTLAAALGCFISLHSCLHHNRGNWPSASTSGRGPSGGSVSQASLPDARSPAPIYQELLRPDTDVYCQINHKADVGH
- the LOC122420192 gene encoding carcinoembryonic antigen-related cell adhesion molecule 6-like isoform X1 encodes the protein MEPPSGPASRRHGPWNRLLLAVSLLTFWLPPTTAQLTIETVPPLAAEGMDVLLLAHNVTENPLGCTWYRGERVENSHSITSYRPDTNVTTKGPAHSGRETLYPNGTLLIQNVTQKDTGSYTLLITSYDLQTERQTGHLHVHPVLPTPVITSNNSNPWEHKDTVVLTCGPETQNTSYIWWINYQKLHSSTRLELSEDKRTLTVFSVTRKDTGPYVCEARNPVSVRRSDPFTLQVLYPVARPSLQVSNTTVAEHEGPVVLTCLTDETGVSIRWFFEGQSLLLTRGMTLSLDNSTLTIDPVSRKDAGDYQCEVSNRANSSKSDPLRLSVTWQENTQALNVGTIVGIVIGLLLVLTLAAALGCFISLHRYNGIPRFCSCPQIDPGPRGRTLHPPILGLDLQALPTAPWIFSLILQFLPHQRELAFSVHLGTWSLWRLCLPGITTPRHRCLLSNQPQSRCGSLVPPGKSPYGLWERAYLRPKTQLRSRGGA
- the LOC122420192 gene encoding carcinoembryonic antigen-related cell adhesion molecule 7-like isoform X7; translated protein: MEPPSGPASRRHGPWNRLLLAVSLLTFWLPPTTAQLTIETVPPLAAEGMDVLLLAHNVTENPLGCTWYRGERVENSHSITSYRPDTNVTTKGPAHSGRETLYPNGTLLIQNVTQKDTGSYTLLITSYDLQTERQTGHLHVHPVLPTPVITSNNSNPWEHKDTVVLTCGPETQNTSYIWWINYQKLHSSTRLELSEDKRTLTVFSVTRKDTGPYVCEARNPVSVRRSDPFTLQVLYPVARPSLQVSNTTVAEHEGPVVLTCLTDETGVSIRWFFEGQSLLLTRGMTLSLDNSTLTIDPVSRKDAGDYQCEVSNRANSSKSDPLRLSVTCTMAFPDSAPAPRLTLVLEEGHSTLPFSAWISRPSPLPRGYSLSSFSSSLTRGNWPSASTSGRGPSGGSVSQASLPDARSPAPIYQELLRPDTDVYCQINHKADVGH
- the LOC122420192 gene encoding carcinoembryonic antigen-related cell adhesion molecule 7-like isoform X4 → MEPPSGPASRRHGPWNRLLLAVSLLTFWLPPTTAQLTIETVPPLAAEGMDVLLLAHNVTENPLGCTWYRGERVENSHSITSYRPDTNVTTKGPAHSGRETLYPNGTLLIQNVTQKDTGSYTLLITSYDLQTERQTGHLHVHPVLPTPVITSNNSNPWEHKDTVVLTCGPETQNTSYIWWINYQKLHSSTRLELSEDKRTLTVFSVTRKDTGPYVCEARNPVSVRRSDPFTLQVLYPVARPSLQVSNTTVAEHEGPVVLTCLTDETGVSIRWFFEGQSLLLTRGMTLSLDNSTLTIDPVSRKDAGDYQCEVSNRANSSKSDPLRLSVTCTMAFPDSAPAPRLTLVLEEGHSTLPFSAWISRPSPLPRGYSLSSFSSSLTSCLHHNRGNWPSASTSGRGPSGGSVSQASLPDARSPAPIYQELLRPDTDVYCQINHKADVGH
- the LOC122420192 gene encoding carcinoembryonic antigen-related cell adhesion molecule 7-like isoform X6 codes for the protein MEPPSGPASRRHGPWNRLLLAVSLLTFWLPPTTAQLTIETVPPLAAEGMDVLLLAHNVTENPLGCTWYRGERVENSHSITSYRPDTNVTTKGPAHSGRETLYPNGTLLIQNVTQKDTGSYTLLITSYDLQTERQTGHLHVHPVLPTPVITSNNSNPWEHKDTVVLTCGPETQNTSYIWWINYQKLHSSTRLELSEDKRTLTVFSVTRKDTGPYVCEARNPVSVRRSDPFTLQVLYPVARPSLQVSNTTVAEHEGPVVLTCLTDETGVSIRWFFEGQSLLLTRGMTLSLDNSTLTIDPVSRKDAGDYQCEVSNRANSSKSDPLRLSVTWQENTQALNVGTIVGIVIGLLLVLTLAAALGCFISLHRYNGIPRFCSCPQIDPGPRGRTLHPPILGLDLQALPTAPWIFSLILQFLPHQRELAFSVHLGVRASQSRGRGTVQP
- the LOC122420192 gene encoding carcinoembryonic antigen-related cell adhesion molecule 7-like isoform X12 yields the protein MEPPSGPASRRHGPWNRLLLAVSLLTFWLPPTTAQLTIETVPPLAAEGMDVLLLAHNVTENPLGCTWYRGERVENSHSITSYRPDTNVTTKGPAHSGRETLYPNGTLLIQNVTQKDTGSYTLLITSYDLQTERQTGHLHVHPVLPTPVITSNNSNPWEHKDTVVLTCGPETQNTSYIWWINYQKLHSSTRLELSEDKRTLTVFSVTRKDTGPYVCEARNPVSVRRSDPFTLQVLYPVARPSLQVSNTTVAEHEGPVVLTCLTDETGVSIRWFFEGQSLLLTRGMTLSLDNSTLTIDPVSRKDAGDYQCEVSNRANSSKSDPLRLSVTWQENTQALNVGTIVGIVIGLLLVLTLAAALGCFISLHRGNWPSASTSASALHSLGAGGLCNPEAL
- the LOC122420192 gene encoding carcinoembryonic antigen-related cell adhesion molecule 7-like isoform X11 is translated as MEPPSGPASRRHGPWNRLLLAVSLLTFWLPPTTAQLTIETVPPLAAEGMDVLLLAHNVTENPLGCTWYRGERVENSHSITSYRPDTNVTTKGPAHSGRETLYPNGTLLIQNVTQKDTGSYTLLITSYDLQTERQTGHLHVHPVLPTPVITSNNSNPWEHKDTVVLTCGPETQNTSYIWWINYQKLHSSTRLELSEDKRTLTVFSVTRKDTGPYVCEARNPVSVRRSDPFTLQVLYPVARPSLQVSNTTVAEHEGPVVLTCLTDETGVSIRWFFEGQSLLLTRGMTLSLDNSTLTIDPVSRKDAGDYQCEVSNRANSSKSDPLRLSVTCTMAFPDSAPAPRLTLVLEEGHSTLPFSAWISRPSPLPRGYSLSSFSSSLTRGNWPSASTSASALHSLGAGGLCNPEAL
- the LOC122420192 gene encoding carcinoembryonic antigen-related cell adhesion molecule 4-like isoform X9 gives rise to the protein MEPPSGPASRRHGPWNRLLLAVSLLTFWLPPTTAQLTIETVPPLAAEGMDVLLLAHNVTENPLGCTWYRGERVENSHSITSYRPDTNVTTKGPAHSGRETLYPNGTLLIQNVTQKDTGSYTLLITSYDLQTERQTGHLHVHPVLPTPVITSNNSNPWEHKDTVVLTCGPETQNTSYIWWINYQKLHSSTRLELSEDKRTLTVFSVTRKDTGPYVCEARNPVSVRRSDPFTLQVLYPVARPSLQVSNTTVAEHEGPVVLTCLTDETGVSIRWFFEGQSLLLTRGMTLSLDNSTLTIDPVSRKDAGDYQCEVSNRANSSKSDPLRLSVTWQENTQALNVGTIVGIVIGLLLVLTLAAALGCFISLHRGNWPSASTSGRGPSGGSVSQASLPDARSPAPIYQELLRPDTDVYCQINHKADVGH
- the LOC122420192 gene encoding carcinoembryonic antigen-related cell adhesion molecule 7-like isoform X2, whose amino-acid sequence is MEPPSGPASRRHGPWNRLLLAVSLLTFWLPPTTAQLTIETVPPLAAEGMDVLLLAHNVTENPLGCTWYRGERVENSHSITSYRPDTNVTTKGPAHSGRETLYPNGTLLIQNVTQKDTGSYTLLITSYDLQTERQTGHLHVHPVLPTPVITSNNSNPWEHKDTVVLTCGPETQNTSYIWWINYQKLHSSTRLELSEDKRTLTVFSVTRKDTGPYVCEARNPVSVRRSDPFTLQVLYPVARPSLQVSNTTVAEHEGPVVLTCLTDETGVSIRWFFEGQSLLLTRGMTLSLDNSTLTIDPVSRKDAGDYQCEVSNRANSSKSDPLRLSVTWQENTQALNVGTIVGIVIGLLLVLTLAAALGCFISLHRYNGIPRFCSCPQIDPGPRGRTLHPPILGLDLQALPTAPWIFSLILQFLPHQLPAPQQRELAFSVHLGTWSLWRLCLPGLPT
- the LOC122420192 gene encoding carcinoembryonic antigen-related cell adhesion molecule 7-like isoform X5, with protein sequence MEPPSGPASRRHGPWNRLLLAVSLLTFWLPPTTAQLTIETVPPLAAEGMDVLLLAHNVTENPLGCTWYRGERVENSHSITSYRPDTNVTTKGPAHSGRETLYPNGTLLIQNVTQKDTGSYTLLITSYDLQTERQTGHLHVHPVLPTPVITSNNSNPWEHKDTVVLTCGPETQNTSYIWWINYQKLHSSTRLELSEDKRTLTVFSVTRKDTGPYVCEARNPVSVRRSDPFTLQVLYPVARPSLQVSNTTVAEHEGPVVLTCLTDETGVSIRWFFEGQSLLLTRGMTLSLDNSTLTIDPVSRKDAGDYQCEVSNRANSSKSDPLRLSVTWQENTQALNVGTIVGIVIGLLLVLTLAAALGCFISLHRYNGIPRFCSCPQIDPGPRGRTLHPPILGLDLQALPTAPWIFSLILQFLPHQRELAFSVHLGTWSLWRLCLPGLPT